The nucleotide window CAGATTAGTGTTTGCTCCGATTTATCAAAACAATTCAGAAGTATAACGCCCTAAGAATAGAGAAAGGGTTCGGCATTATTATGTAACTCACAGAATAACTTctcaaaactaaattttaaacTACTTAATCGAAAGAAATGAgatgagacaaaaattactttaaaaaatccTAAGTTTTTGTTCTTTCGCCACTCCCAATCCCCCATTTCCATGCAGAATCGAAAATGCGAATgttttaagggggaaaaatgcCACGCGTTCAAATTGATGTTATATTGCAGTCATTTAACTGCATCTAACTTTTGctctaaaataaaaaggaaagaaaaaaaatatcactaaattttttaactattCTCAGCTTTTGTGCatattattttccattttttccgaTGTGTGCTTGCTCATTATGATGCCTCCTTGAGTAATAATTTGTCCATCTAAAATGATAGCGTTAGGCACTCCTCTTATCACATTTCTTTCTGATTATTTCAAAGTTACCTCAAGTCATTGGAGCTTTAAAGTTTCAGCCCTAGTAGTCATACATCTGTAAACCAACATGTTTCGCTAAAGTATGCAATGGAAAGTTTTGTAAAGAACCAATTTGAAAAGTTCGTTCTCTTTTGATGGTTCCTCCACATTAGTATCATCAGTTTCCCCATGAAGTTAACGTTCATTTGGAATTAATTCTGATGCACTGAATGTGATTTATCTCAGTGAAATTCTTGCGTGACTGTTAAAATATCATTTTGACTTCAAATGATGCATGCAGCAATTTCCCTTTGATTCAAAGGAATCATCCAAAGATGACATAATTTTTATTAAGTGCAGTGAAATTTATAGATCACTACTTCTTATACAAATTCTGTATAAACAAGTTtgtgaaacttcaaacgcgcAATTACCTTCGCCGGTTATCAACCGTCAAAAGGAAAATGTATCTGCACATTTTTTAACTTGGTTTCAATGCATTtcttgtaaaattgtaaatcaGAATCTTAACTAATGTGTGATAAATATTCCATTTTGGTGCTatgataattaattaaaaacggTCTCTCCGTTTACGAGATTGTCTCAGATCATTCTTTCAGCTCGATATCCGTCCTATTTGAATTGTAACATGAAATAAGAGTTTAGCTCtcgcaattaaattttcaatgccCGACTAAATTACCATAACAGTTACTTGAAAATTGTTGGCAAGGAAATATTCTTGCTGTATTATCCCCTTTTGTTCAGATTGATTATGATCATATTCTGAATCTATTGAGTAGTGTGCCACTGAATGAAACTGAGACTCATAATTGTTTTCCTTTCTATGAATATAATGTGAACTAAGTTGATGATTGTAAAGTGTAGTATAAATTTGTATTGTGTAATTATATACATGATTTATATTTCAACAAATTACGTTGTTTGCTGTGCAAAtacaattgttttttaaaaaactaaccACTGCCTTGGCTTATTCTCTACAGAATTTATATTCCTGTTACCTTTTGTTGAGTTCACTGGTTTTATTTAGTGAGCGAAAAATTAAATCCAAAAATAATTCTAACAAAAAAACTCaagtttaatgaaaaaaaaaggagagtgtATCTTGTCATTTGAACCAAGTTATAAAGAAATCGGAAGCCTATactataaaaatatttaaaaaataaaactaaaaaaacttaTGACAAATCTAAGAGTGAGATAAAAAGACATCACGAGGTAGTTTCAGTTGTTTacctattgaaaaaaattcaacaaaataagaaaaaggaaacaaaaataaaaatatttcaatggtGCAGTTACTCCAACAGTAAATAATTTGTTGCAAAAAGTGCCCAATTCCAAAATTGATTTaagaaaagaagtaaaaatgaatgaataaataaaattccatcaaacacaaaaaattaatacaaccCTAGGCCTTTTTCATAAATTATAAATGCAATATGCACGTTTTAAACCCGCGGAATTGGGTATTTTTCGTAAAAACAAGACTGCATAcctaatattttcaatttaaaatgatggacaaaattgaaataataaaaaaaacaacacaaaacGTGTACAACGTTAAAAAATACTTAAGGCCCTAAAACAACTATTTCGCAATAAAACGGAATTTTCCGAGTTGGGCAGTTTTCAATACAAGAATTCAATCACTGGTGCCAACACTAGAAAGTAACCGCTTATTACAGCTGTGCTGTGCTGGGCAACTTGAATCACAGTCCTTTTCGTAGACCTTCATCGTAAGGACCACGTAATGAAAGTACCTGgatgtttttatttcaatttccctggtaaaaattggcgataagagctgcgtttcaaaataccataggaattcttatagccggctaaagaaggctacagaaaatcatatagctggctgtagaatgcggagaaaatcatacggccgggctatacgaagcgataaaaaattattcagcCGGGcttatagttcctatcgccgggctttacactttatcgcctggctgttgctttttcgccattgaTTATAAACGGCTATAActaattgtgtagaaattcgtgtgctttggaaatcattaagtttgatacggaaccaccttaatatttacaaaacacacatcataCTTTCCtttagtacattttttttttttttttttttttttttttttttttcatcaattaaaattagaataatccatacaggatgtgcaaacatttcaaaatcatgagttgaataacgctgactccgccagattaaatattagagcctaacacaaagtggagtggcgacgcactggcgcctacaaacctaacagggatacttcacgcattgcgcaatgcgtgaagtatccctgttaggtttgtaggcgccaatgcgtgcctcgcgctggctgcccgcctgccacggcgcttgaagcaactatttcacaccagaggtattgcacagtatcatacgaaactgaaggcgctctaatatattggtaatggcaggcatccaccaatagtacggagctttcctcgcaaaataaatcaagatactacggcccaaaaaaagagcagtattccaaaaactcactaagtcctagcatccgtaattagtaacgtttagtatacactttatcgcctggctgttgcttaatcgccatcggctataaaaggctagaAGAAtttgtgtagccggctgtagaagctattggaaatcttacagctggttgtaggtctatggtattttggaacacagattctattgccaattttaccaggttttttttttcttttttttttaaagttaaatgaAGGTACTTACATCAGAAAAAATACGATTAATTCTACtcaatttaattaaaaacaGCACTTTTGAAGTCCAAATTTCTAGGATGGTTTTGTCAGTGAAAGTGACAaaaattatcagaggttacttctgccgtgctaagggagaacgccgtaacAGCATTTGGACTTTGCCAACTTTTCgttgataaaacatgcattaatTGTTAAGGAAAACTTTTACCTTGAACTTTTTAAATTGGCGAATTAAAATCTCCAGATAATgtacggaaaaatattcacaatttctcctcaaaattcgCAATTAATCAAAGAAATCATGGCAATtctaatggctcatacgactCATTTCTACTAGGGTTGTTGGACTGATACCCCAAATATCATTTTTCAGACCATTAAATTgaccacattttgaaattaagaactAAGATTTTTGGCTCAGTTCAATTACAACGTATTTATTATTACTCCCGTATGCACATAactgtttttacgaatgagtaAAAAagtttagttcctaattgcaaaatatagtccaaatgAAGtctcgctgaaaaaaaaaaaaaaaaaaaaaaaaaaaaaaaaaaaaaaaaaaacatattgcatctagagtcctgactcttgaaaacatcgacaaggaaaagtactcttgattcaatcagaatctagcttaaatcaagagccaagcctcttaatttaagcagatttcgttttgattcaagcaaaaatccgattgaatcaagagtatttttcttgtcaatgttttcaagagtctggactcttgatccaatgggtttttttttccagtgctccgcGTATGAAAAATCAGGCCATGGATTTTCACATAAATCAAAACATTACTTTGGCTACGCTCCTGATATCCTATACGAAGGAGATTCAATGCATACATTATTGACTAAAAACGATGGGAAGACATAGAATATTATCAGCACTGAAATTACAATGCCCGGATTCGAGCGTAGAGAGGCAACCGCATCAGTCGGCGCCAGAAAATACCTCGTCATCTTCTCGGTCGGTCGGATGGTGTTCACGATCCACGCCTTAAAAACATAGACGTCCTCGTAGAGAATCAGAGGGTGCCCGCGTCCGCACTTGGTATGAAACAACCCGCGGGACAGAATCCCAGCCAGAATCTCATTGGAGCAGAGTAGCGGGCCGCCGGAGTCACCCATACAGGGACCGACCCCACCGTGGGCGATGTAGCAGATCGGGTCCATCTGGTAGACGAAGATCTTGGGGCAGTCGTTGGCGCTCATGGGCGAGACCGTGATCTTGGAGAGGGTGACAACCGACAAGGAATCGTAGCTGTTCTTCTCGCCGTAGCCGTAGATGGTGCACGGCTTCCTGGAGCCCGCGAACTTCATCGCCGGGAGCCCCAGAGCAGATAACCCGCTCTCGGTGCCCAATGGGAGGCGGGCCTCGGTCATGAGGAGGGCGATGTCCGCGCCGCCCTTGTGGGTGTAGTTCGGGTGGATGTATATCTTACTCGCCCGCGTCTTGTACTTTCGGTGGAACCCCAGGGTGATCTGGGAGAGTTTCGGGACGGGGGGATCGTCGTTCCGCATGACGCAGTGCGCCGCGGTGATGACCCAGTCCGGCGACAGGATCGACCCGGTGCAGAGCCGCGATTTCCGGTTTAGCGGTTTCCGGTCGAACAGCGGCGCCGTGTAGGTCAGGATGAGCGCGATGAACGTGACGTTGTCCGCCGCGGAAACCATCACGCCGCCGTACATCTTGGAGTCCGCCCCGTCACGCTCGCCCCTCGCGAAGTTCTTTGCATCGTGCACGTGACGGAAATGAGACTGTGTTGGTTTTATAGCGTCACGTGTGCTGAACGGTGAGCTTCGTTAGGTGGATAACTATGGCTGATTTTGTCGATGGCAGGTAATTTCGCTCTCGCATTGCAAATGCGCTTTTTAAACGATATTCACAAAAATGTGATCGGAAATGAAAACACTGGACGGATGGACTCTAATGTAAATTCACCCTGTTACGTATTCGAACGTAATGTTCGAAGAAGGAAGTACCTTTACGTAAACATTCTACAATCGTAGGTAATGAGTGCACAGTCAGTACGTAAGATGATGATtaatatcaacaattttaaggaatgattgGAGAAGATAATTGGTTTCACTTACAAAGTCGGGTCGTCTTTGCTCTGTattgaacaattttgaaaatcacaGTCGTCCTTTTACTCCTGCATCCAAGAAAAATGTAAACAGAAATTTTTTGATGTGGCCGAAAAGAACAtgctttttaagaatttttaacCTATAAAAATCGATGATAACAAGTCAGGATGGGAAACGCGAGACAGCCTTGTTATCACATTCCAACCTCTCTCGTTGTCATAGATTCTTGGAAAGACCGGTGAAACCCAGCATAAATCAATGCCACGGAATAAGTGCGATGTTTTCTGAAATGACTGTAGAATTCATGTTGATGATATAACTGGATATAAcccatgttttattttctttctttttttttgctgatttaTTTATGTAATCTTTTCATATTGATATAACGATAAATAGCAAAAACTTACATCGTGAAAGTAACTACTagtaatcagagaaaattttacgatacCATATCCTATTCGGCGGCGTTTTTCTCGTTCGTTCACGCCAGGAAAGCAAagcttccaaaaaattttgaaagtgattattatttttactttattcaTCTGTTAGAGAATCATACGTCTTGAATAGAAAAATTAGCAATAGCCTTCCGggtgagataaaaataaattactatAAAATTTGGAGACAACACGAgacaaaaatattcgaactGCTGTTCTAAAATTTCTGGGAATTTCTACTGAAACTACTGCTGCTCTGCTAGGAGGATGTTTTACGGCCTACctcttaaaattgaaggcaaaatggaAGGAATGATCGTGATGTGTGACACGTGACACTTTCGCGTAAAATTCTGCTGTAGTTGCCCGCTTGATCTTTTTCGCCAGAAAAACTCATgaggcaaaaattgaaaaaaggtgACTTTCAACATATACCCTGTACCCCGATCAAGCAGCCACAACGTAAAATATCCTTCCTCTACTTTTATATTCCTGATAGGAAACGCCTCTGTATCGTAAACACGAGTTTTGACCTAAATGTTCTAGACGGCCTATAAAACATGTCAAAACGATTATTTATAGGAACGCAAACGTcgaaaaaggaggaaatgaaAGAAGTTCTAACCTACTGAATGATAAAAGAAACAAGAATCCTGCTCAGTTCCCGAAATAGAATGTTCCTACAGTTGGCCGTCTGAATCCACGAGACTGTGCCTCTGACAGACTAACACCTATCATCTCATCATTTTGCAAATGTGTAGCCAACAAGATTTTATCTGGCGTGAGATTTCTGATTGATATCTTCCCGGTcggattttattttcttattcttcAACCGCGCACTTAGCAAAACGGAAAATTAGCACTCCTTCCTGCTGGAACCGTTCACCGCTGTAGGCAGTAGCGAAAAAGCTCCGGACGAGAAAGCCATTAAAGATGACGAAgaggacagtggcgtggcgtgaaatgcgatgtatcgattgttatgccatttaaacctatggtaaagaatcgattattcaggtgttcgcggcgaacacattgtctatcgatccttttccgtaggtttaaatggcataacaatcgatatatcgcaaagcacgccacgccactggaagagAGTAGGGAGTGACAAGGTGCGAATACAGCGGACCAGTGAACCTGCCAAAATATCGTTTGAAGTGCGTGAAAACATCAATGACCCCTCTATAGAGTTGCCAAGTTCAACACTCGAAAGGAaagcttctccttttctttccaTCACTGAGAGGGAAATTCGTTTTTCGTTGTACTAGAGCAGAGGAATTTCATATTTACATTTGCCTTAgcattttcctgaaaaaggaATCGGAATCTCAAAAGCTTACTCTGTCTTATTCCATCAGAGGAGTTTCATGTTAAAATCACTCAAACAGTTTCTACacaatttattgaaatattttaagcacttaaataTTGCTTCAATATCCAAGGGATTTTTTAGTCACAGCTCTTAATTTCTTCTCTGAACCCGAAATTTTGACCACTGAATCTGAAAGAGGGGTGACTACTCTGCAGAGCTAGTAACTTTTGCCTAGATCTGGGGCGTTTTTCTTTTTAGTTCGTATGCAAGCGCGTTTTAAAATGAAGCTTTAAAACTCTGGTACAAAGGAGGGTGCAAGGAAGTATCCAGAAGAAGCGCTGCAAGAATGCAATAGGTACATTTATACTTTTCGGAAGACCAGGGAGTGGGATACGcgttttgccaaaatttaaaaatcaaatcagTATGTCAGCAACATTTGTTCGATTAATCGATATTTGCTTACTTCCAGTGCAAATTCATCTTAATAAAAGAACTCGAATGTTATAAAAACCcagaattttcattaatatgacACTACGGTTCGGCTTATACGAAAAAATATAACGATGAATTCCAAAATAGACAAGGGACCCCGCCAAAACGTTCcaaataatgtaaaaacaaacgttgtAGAACGATTTTGCATTCGCTCAACATTTAGAGGTCCCGACGGACCCTCAGATTTGcacaatttgactaatttttgcattttttcatcaattttgggaaattttctcAGGTCTCTCAGAGAGTTCTAACTGATAAATTTATTCGTAATTAGGcaaaacataacctaaaatgcaCCCCACCCTCCACTTAAACCCCGTATCCCCCACAGTTATGACACTTTAGTCTTTGAGAATGTCACTGCTGCGTTACCGGACACGTTACCCCAACAGAAATCCGAAAACCGACAACGCCACCGGCCATTAATTCGCAGAGCTCGATCCAGGCTCGAACCCTCTTAGCCGCGGATATTGGCTCCCCGCTCTTGAGAGCGGTCGAGTGCGCAGGCAGGGACGTCAACTCGACGGAAGTCCTTGCGGCCCGGGACGTCGGATCCGCGGATTTCCACGCGATTTCTCAACGTCGGCGTATAAATTAGCCACGTCCGAGACGGCGCTGGTGTGAGTGTGTGTGGGCGTCTTAATTCGCGACAGTCGGCACTTTGTCCAGATGAAGATGAGAATGGACTCGCGGAGGGAGCTGTGGCTTACGATGAATCGATCGGTCTGCCGTTTAatcccatggaaaaggatcgattatctatgataccttaataatcgattttttactattgcttcaaatgggaaaatatcgatcgtCGATGATTCACGATTAGTCGTAGGGAGGGAGGACGGGGGGAGCGATTGAATCGTGCGAGCGACCTAGCAGGGCATCCGCCCCTTGCCACCTCTTCTCGCCCCCACCCCGCCCTGAGAGCTTTGACTCCCAGCTGTTGTGGCTCATCTCAGGCTGTCTCCACGGTTCTATcggtgaaaattaaaataaaagaagagacGCTAGGTTataattttcgataaaaaaaattgacgagagACACGCGAAATTTGGACTGAGTTTAATAACAGAAAGGAATCGAGACGCATCGAACTCGAACTGAGaaagagatttgaaattttattcctccGTTATACGCTATTTAGAGATATTAGAGAAATTCAACGCatatttttacattcagaatattttcatttgcgGATCGAGCAATTTGTCATCACTgtattctctccatttaaacctatggtaaagaatcgatttttggatTGGCCGGGTGATCTAAGACAGATCTTCAGCACCGGTTGATAGATTTCTTGGGAATCATTATATCGTCAGGAATATAGTAACGCAATAAATGCTCAGAAAAATTTGCGCATTTGGTTGGCTTTTGCTCGCGAatataaaactgaaaaatgttgtaTTTCGATGTGATAGAGACGCTTGCCTTGCACACGTCATATCTTATTTTGTGTAttgaaatgaagaagaaaacgaCTTTTCGATCATTCATGCAAATGTTTAGTATGTTTTTTGGCCGTAatccttctctttttttggttACGAATGTCAAATATAATAATTACTTTTCTTCtgatgaaaataatcaaaagagggaaaataaaaacaccTCGATCGAGACACATTCTCCTTTTCTCCACCATCGAAAAAGAGAAAGCTAAAAGTAAATAGCAGGGTGAGCATAGGTAAGTGGACAGCCACGGCCGCATGACGGtgaatacaactatacgtactcgatggatgtgcgGGTTGCATGGCGGACAGATGAAGGCGCTATGCGTAGCCTCGCTCTCTCAGTGACATGCACGTTTGCGAGTGAGGTGCCTCAGACTCGTATGTATTAAAGAGGCATAAAATTAAGGATTTTCTTCCAAGGACCACCACCGGCAGCTACAGTATGCTAAGTTTTCGATTTTGGAAATAAATGCATTGTTTGTAGAttcattttttccactttgCTTATTATGATGTTGTGCATTATGATATTAAGATACAGAAAAATGGTTTACTTTCATAAAAGGACATGTAGACTCTATTGATATATTTAATCCTATGTTAGGCTGAAGTATGATTATATGTAGAGGCGGACTCTCTTTTGGGACTTTGGAATTCATTAAAGAAAAATCTAGAGACATAATCGTGTAGTAATTTACGTGGAAATCTAAAGGTACACCAAAATTTCTCTCTGCATGCTCCTTTGATGGCTACATTGTAACATCGTTTGCTTCCTGCGACCAAGTGAACTTTGATCTTTGAACCTTGATTCTGATCGAAGATAACCATCTGCCTCGCTCTCACTTGATCCTGCATCACAATCTAACTCCGAAAGTCGTAAAAAAGCTTCTATTATCAATGTTTCCCCTGAGATATGAACTTTTCGGGCAATCTTACGCATGCAATCACAATGAAAATACTTTGCAAAATACACATGGGTGGCTAAAATGTTATTTTAGAAAGAGATAGAGGTCAAGTGAGAGCAAGTGAGAGTGAGATAGATAATCTTCAAAAGGAGGTCAAGGTCACTCCGACGTCACTTTGATTGGCATCGTTGTAGGAATCAACGGCTCCCGTTCAGTTTCATGACGCACCACCAAAAGGGCCCACGGCAGATGTAAATGTTactaaccagtggcgtggcgtgaattgcgatgtatcgattgttcttcgccatttgaacctatggaaaaggatcgattatacaggtgttcgcagcgaacacctgtataatcgattcttttccataggtttaaacggcataacaatcgatatatcgcagtcgCGGTTGTTGCCCACGACA belongs to Bemisia tabaci chromosome 6, PGI_BMITA_v3 and includes:
- the LOC109040544 gene encoding trypsin, yielding MYGGVMVSAADNVTFIALILTYTAPLFDRKPLNRKSRLCTGSILSPDWVITAAHCVMRNDDPPVPKLSQITLGFHRKYKTRASKIYIHPNYTHKGGADIALLMTEARLPLGTESGLSALGLPAMKFAGSRKPCTIYGYGEKNSYDSLSVVTLSKITVSPMSANDCPKIFVYQMDPICYIAHGGVGPCMGDSGGPLLCSNEILAGILSRGLFHTKCGRGHPLILYEDVYVFKAWIVNTIRPTEKMTRYFLAPTDAVASLRSNPGIVISVLIIFYVFPSFLVNNVCIESPSYRISGA